A genome region from Flavobacterium sp. includes the following:
- the sprA gene encoding cell surface protein SprA, translating to MRKICIFLLVLFCGNVIRSQVNPAVQDTTKTQFSVGKLELENPPSVLSAYKYDPITDRYIYTNSVDGFSIDYPLVLTPKEYEDLVLKESRRDYFRKKADAIDGKKNGAEAAKKDLLPRYYINSSLFESVFGSNTIDVKPTGSVEMDLGLRYTKQDNPAFSPRNRSSLTFDFDQRISMSLMGKVGTRLEVNANYDTQSTFAFQNLFKLAYTPSEDDIIQKVEVGNVSMPLNSTLIRGAQSLFGVKTQLQFGRTTITGVFSEQKSQTKSVVAENGGTVQNFDLYALDYDNDRHFFLSQYFRNKYDASLEKYPFIDSRVQITRLEVWVTNKQNRVTTNNNNLRNIIALQDLGEAQISGVPDNQVVVISSTTGFFNNPVDSPTSNNNNKYDPATIGQAGSFLNSNIRQIVTAKSGFNNTNVSEATDYSVLENARKLTTAEYTFNPQLGYISLQQRLANDEILAVAFEYTMGGKVYQVGEFGSDGVDGTVVTGNNNANQSIITQSLVLKMLKSNLTNVQNPVWNLMMKNVYQIPQAYQIKQDDFRLNILYTDPSPINYITPVPGSTFPPNPTADMKVEQTPLLNVFNLDRLNYNNDPQAGGDGFFDYIPGITVDVQNGRIIFTRKEPFGELIFKKLQSSPGENYDDPSTYNANQQRYVFRNMYRNTQSGALQDSDKNKFLLRGKYKSSGSNGIPIGAFNVPQGSVVVTAAGRRLVEGIDYSVDYQLGRVQILDPSLQASNTPIEVSLENNSIFGQQTRRFMGFNIEHKFSDKFVIGGTYLKMTERPFTQKSSYGQESVNNTIFGFNGNYSTEVPFLTRLANKLPNIDTDVPSNLSIRGEVAFLRPDAPKASDFEGEATIYVDDFEGSQSTIDMRSAYAWSLASTPLINSDTDNTFNGNSNTLDYGYKRAKLSWYTIDPVFYSSKPSGISNDDLSLNTTRRIYSRELYPNTDIAQGQIQVVNTLDLTYYPSERGPYNNNPSFATSNPSTNFGGIMRALNSTNFEQGNVEYIQFWVLDPYVGNSESPANNTGKIYFNLGEISEDVLKDGRKQYENGLGPDQITVNPRPLWGDVPASQSLIYAFDTNADNRKNQDVGLDGLPSSREAEVYTNYAGESDPAADDYTYYLNTDGGVLERYKNYNGTEGNSAVSIDDPNRGSTTLPDVEDINRDNTMSTINAYYEYSIDIRPGMQVGENYITDIREPEDVAPVELPNGGTTTARWIQFKIPVSQPQHTIGNITDFRSIRFMRMFMTGFSSQTTVRFGALDLVRGEWRRYTGTLDVNHPKPEDSTVEFDVAAVNIQENGTKCPVNYVMPPGVRREQLYNNNTIINQNEQSLALRIGGTGLQYQDSRAAFKNVSVDMRQYKKLKMFLHAESLPRENTLENDEMVGFIRFGNDFTQNFYQIEIPLKVTPSGGACNISPDLVWMEENNIDLALDLLTKMKILGMKIDPNNTKRDVNGIYYPDNDPEVEGGDGDSRLTLGIKGNPNFGMVRNLMVGVKSRADHKDIKGEVWFNELRLADLENKGGMAALLNVDTNMADFATLSATGRKSTIGFGSLEQGANERSREDVQQYNIVTNLNLGKLLPKKWGINLPFNYAIGEEVITPEYDPFNQDIKLDQLLRETTDEAEKDNIRTRAVDYTKRKSINFIGVRKDRAPEQKPHVYDVENFTFSQSYNQVERHDYEVESYEDEQSNTAVNYAYTFQPKEVVPFKETKFMKKSEYWKLLSDINFNYLPSNISFNTNILRQSNRQQFREVELTEGSIGLDPLYRRNFAFNYQYGFGFNLTKSLKLNYSATSNNIVRNFLNDDNTPKEDFNIWDDYWDIGTPNQHAQQLVLNYEIPINKIPIFSFVKASYSYTADYSWQRSSTAFSQYEDPDTGTIYDLGNTIQNANSNTLTTTLNMGTLYKYLGLTPGAKKQAKPKPTAPPKPGEKIVNTAKPVVSSSPFYDGLIGVLTSLKNVQINYTKNSGTVLPGYTPSIGFLGTSKPTLGFIFGSQDDVRYEAAKNGWLTSYQDFNQSYSQVTNKLLKITANIDLLPDLKVDLSMDRSYSENTSEQYSVDQTTHEYIPLSPYTYGMFSISTVLIKTAFSTSNETESPAFDDFRNNRLIIANRLAEQRYGSEAAIPRYGDAQNPIPAETDPKYAIYVANQGYPIGYTKSNQAVLLPAFLAAYTGSDASSSSTDIFRSFPIPNWSIKYNGLMRYKYFKDKFKRFSLQHNYRASYTINQFRSNFDYNDTPKVQDVNTNFYNPIVMSNINLVEQFSPLIRMDFELKSSLRVLSEIKKDRALSMSFDNNLLTEVKGVEYVVGLGYRFKDVIFSSRLADNPTGIIKSDINIKADFSFRNNETLVRYLDYDNNQLAAGQNIWSLKLTADYAFSKNLTAIFYYDHSFSKAVISTSYPITNIRSGFTLRYNFGN from the coding sequence ATGCGTAAAATTTGTATTTTTTTACTGGTTTTATTTTGTGGTAATGTTATACGATCACAAGTAAATCCGGCGGTTCAAGATACAACAAAAACTCAATTCTCTGTTGGGAAACTTGAGTTGGAAAATCCTCCAAGCGTACTTTCGGCATATAAATACGATCCTATAACAGATCGATATATTTACACCAATTCAGTTGATGGTTTTTCAATTGATTATCCATTGGTTTTAACTCCAAAAGAATACGAAGATTTAGTTCTAAAAGAATCAAGAAGAGATTATTTTAGAAAAAAAGCGGACGCCATTGATGGAAAGAAAAACGGTGCCGAAGCGGCAAAAAAAGATTTACTGCCTAGATACTACATTAATTCAAGTCTTTTTGAAAGCGTATTCGGAAGTAATACAATCGATGTAAAACCTACTGGTTCTGTCGAAATGGACTTAGGTCTTCGTTATACAAAACAGGACAATCCCGCATTTTCACCCCGAAACAGATCAAGTCTTACATTCGATTTTGATCAGCGTATCAGTATGAGTTTGATGGGAAAAGTAGGAACGCGTCTGGAAGTAAATGCTAACTACGACACACAATCGACCTTTGCTTTTCAAAATTTATTTAAACTTGCCTATACTCCTTCAGAAGATGATATTATTCAAAAAGTAGAGGTAGGTAACGTAAGTATGCCGCTTAACAGTACGTTAATTCGCGGTGCACAGAGTTTATTTGGTGTAAAAACACAGCTGCAATTTGGAAGAACAACCATTACCGGGGTTTTCTCTGAACAGAAATCACAAACCAAAAGTGTTGTGGCTGAAAATGGAGGAACAGTACAAAACTTCGACTTATACGCTTTAGATTACGATAATGACCGTCACTTTTTCTTATCACAATATTTTAGAAACAAATATGATGCGTCATTAGAAAAATACCCATTTATAGACAGCCGTGTACAAATTACAAGGTTGGAAGTTTGGGTAACCAATAAACAAAATCGTGTAACCACAAATAATAACAACTTAAGAAATATTATTGCACTTCAGGATTTAGGAGAGGCGCAAATATCGGGCGTGCCAGATAATCAGGTTGTTGTAATCAGCTCAACTACGGGATTCTTCAATAACCCTGTTGATAGCCCTACAAGTAATAATAACAACAAATACGATCCTGCAACAATTGGTCAGGCGGGTTCGTTTTTAAATTCGAATATTAGACAAATTGTAACTGCAAAATCGGGTTTCAATAATACAAATGTCAGTGAAGCAACAGATTATTCTGTTTTAGAAAATGCCCGAAAATTAACAACAGCGGAGTATACTTTTAATCCGCAATTAGGATATATCTCTTTGCAGCAGCGTTTAGCAAATGACGAAATTCTGGCCGTTGCTTTTGAATATACAATGGGAGGAAAGGTCTATCAGGTTGGAGAATTTGGTAGTGATGGTGTTGACGGAACTGTTGTTACAGGAAATAATAATGCAAATCAGTCCATTATTACACAGAGTTTAGTTTTGAAAATGCTGAAAAGTAACCTGACAAATGTTCAAAATCCGGTTTGGAACCTGATGATGAAAAACGTTTATCAAATTCCGCAGGCATATCAAATTAAACAAGATGATTTCAGGTTAAATATCCTCTACACAGACCCTTCGCCAATAAATTACATTACGCCGGTTCCGGGATCAACTTTTCCGCCAAATCCAACGGCAGATATGAAGGTAGAGCAAACGCCTTTATTAAATGTATTCAACTTAGACCGTTTAAATTACAACAATGATCCGCAGGCAGGTGGAGATGGTTTCTTCGATTATATTCCGGGAATAACAGTTGATGTACAAAATGGCCGAATCATTTTTACCAGAAAAGAACCTTTTGGAGAACTTATCTTTAAGAAATTACAAAGCAGTCCCGGAGAAAATTATGACGATCCATCAACATATAATGCCAACCAGCAGAGATATGTTTTTAGAAACATGTACCGAAATACACAATCGGGAGCATTACAAGACAGTGATAAAAACAAATTCTTATTAAGAGGAAAATACAAATCATCAGGAAGTAACGGAATTCCAATTGGAGCATTTAATGTGCCTCAAGGTTCCGTTGTAGTTACAGCGGCCGGAAGAAGATTAGTAGAAGGTATAGATTATAGTGTCGATTATCAGTTAGGAAGAGTTCAAATTTTAGATCCTTCGCTTCAGGCATCAAATACACCAATCGAAGTTTCGTTAGAAAACAATTCAATCTTCGGACAGCAGACCAGAAGATTTATGGGATTCAATATCGAACATAAATTCTCAGACAAATTTGTAATTGGGGGTACTTATTTAAAAATGACAGAAAGACCATTTACTCAAAAATCGAGTTATGGACAAGAATCTGTTAACAATACTATTTTTGGGTTCAATGGAAATTATTCAACAGAAGTTCCGTTTTTAACCAGATTAGCTAATAAGCTTCCAAACATTGATACTGATGTTCCTTCGAATTTATCTATCCGCGGAGAGGTTGCATTTTTAAGACCAGATGCACCAAAAGCAAGTGATTTTGAAGGAGAAGCAACGATTTATGTAGATGATTTTGAAGGTTCGCAGTCAACAATCGATATGCGTTCAGCATATGCATGGAGTTTGGCTTCAACACCGCTTATTAATTCGGACACAGACAATACTTTTAATGGAAATTCAAATACCTTAGATTACGGTTACAAAAGAGCAAAATTATCTTGGTACACAATTGACCCGGTATTTTATTCTTCGAAACCATCAGGAATCTCAAACGATGATTTGTCATTAAACACAACAAGAAGAATTTACAGTCGAGAGTTATATCCAAATACGGATATTGCTCAAGGACAAATTCAGGTTGTTAATACATTAGACTTAACGTATTATCCATCTGAAAGAGGGCCGTATAACAATAATCCAAGCTTTGCAACATCAAACCCTTCAACAAACTTTGGTGGAATTATGCGTGCTTTAAATTCAACAAATTTTGAACAAGGAAACGTTGAGTATATTCAATTTTGGGTTCTTGATCCTTATGTTGGTAATAGCGAATCTCCGGCAAACAATACAGGTAAAATTTATTTTAACTTAGGAGAAATATCAGAAGACGTTTTAAAAGATGGAAGAAAACAATACGAGAACGGATTAGGACCAGACCAGATAACGGTAAACCCAAGACCGCTTTGGGGAGACGTTCCGGCATCACAATCTTTAATTTATGCTTTTGATACAAATGCAGACAACAGAAAAAATCAGGATGTTGGTTTAGATGGTCTTCCAAGTTCTAGAGAAGCAGAAGTGTATACAAATTATGCTGGGGAATCGGATCCGGCGGCTGATGATTATACATATTACTTAAATACTGATGGAGGTGTTTTAGAACGTTATAAAAATTATAACGGTACTGAAGGAAACTCTGCGGTAAGTATAGACGACCCTAATCGTGGTTCGACAACACTTCCGGATGTTGAAGATATCAATCGTGATAATACCATGAGTACAATTAATGCTTATTATGAATATAGTATTGATATAAGACCAGGAATGCAGGTTGGAGAAAATTATATTACAGACATTCGTGAGCCAGAAGATGTTGCACCTGTAGAATTGCCAAATGGAGGAACTACAACTGCAAGATGGATTCAGTTTAAAATACCAGTTTCGCAGCCTCAACATACAATTGGAAATATTACAGATTTTAGATCGATTCGTTTCATGCGTATGTTTATGACGGGATTTAGCAGTCAGACAACAGTTCGTTTTGGAGCTTTAGATTTAGTGAGAGGTGAATGGAGAAGATATACCGGAACATTGGATGTAAATCATCCAAAACCAGAGGATTCTACTGTAGAATTTGATGTAGCAGCAGTAAACATTCAGGAAAATGGGACTAAATGCCCGGTAAATTATGTAATGCCTCCGGGAGTTAGAAGAGAACAATTGTATAATAATAATACCATTATCAATCAAAACGAACAGTCATTGGCTTTAAGGATTGGAGGTACGGGGTTACAATATCAGGATTCAAGAGCTGCTTTCAAAAACGTAAGTGTTGATATGCGTCAATATAAAAAACTGAAAATGTTTTTACACGCAGAGTCTTTACCGAGAGAAAATACACTCGAAAATGATGAAATGGTAGGTTTTATTCGTTTTGGAAATGATTTTACACAAAACTTTTATCAAATCGAAATCCCTTTAAAAGTAACTCCTTCAGGAGGAGCTTGTAATATAAGTCCAGATTTGGTTTGGATGGAAGAAAATAATATTGATTTAGCTCTTGATTTACTGACAAAAATGAAAATATTAGGAATGAAAATTGATCCTAATAACACAAAAAGGGATGTTAATGGAATTTATTACCCGGATAATGATCCTGAGGTTGAGGGTGGTGACGGCGATAGTAGATTAACATTAGGTATAAAAGGAAATCCGAATTTTGGAATGGTTCGAAACTTAATGGTCGGAGTTAAGAGCAGGGCAGATCATAAAGATATTAAGGGAGAGGTTTGGTTCAATGAGCTTCGTTTAGCTGATTTGGAAAACAAAGGCGGTATGGCGGCATTATTAAATGTGGATACCAATATGGCCGATTTTGCAACACTTTCTGCTACAGGTAGAAAAAGCACCATTGGTTTTGGATCTTTAGAACAAGGTGCAAACGAACGTAGTCGTGAAGATGTTCAGCAGTATAATATCGTAACGAACTTAAACTTAGGGAAATTGCTTCCGAAAAAGTGGGGAATTAACCTGCCGTTTAACTATGCAATTGGAGAAGAAGTAATTACGCCGGAATATGATCCATTTAATCAGGATATTAAACTAGATCAGTTGCTTAGAGAAACTACGGATGAAGCTGAAAAAGACAATATCAGAACTCGTGCTGTAGATTACACAAAAAGAAAAAGTATCAACTTTATTGGAGTTAGAAAAGACAGAGCGCCAGAACAGAAACCGCATGTTTATGATGTAGAAAACTTTACATTCTCTCAATCATACAATCAGGTTGAACGTCATGATTATGAGGTAGAAAGTTATGAAGACGAGCAGTCTAATACAGCTGTAAACTATGCTTATACATTTCAGCCGAAAGAAGTTGTTCCGTTTAAGGAAACAAAATTCATGAAGAAAAGTGAATATTGGAAATTACTTAGCGATATCAACTTTAATTATCTGCCTTCGAACATATCTTTTAATACTAATATTTTAAGACAAAGTAACCGTCAGCAATTTAGAGAAGTAGAGTTAACTGAAGGAAGTATCGGACTTGATCCGCTTTACAGAAGAAACTTTGCTTTCAATTATCAATATGGTTTTGGTTTCAATTTAACCAAATCTTTAAAACTGAATTACAGCGCAACATCAAATAATATTGTTAGAAACTTCTTAAACGACGATAATACGCCAAAAGAAGATTTTAATATTTGGGATGATTACTGGGATATTGGAACTCCAAATCAGCATGCACAGCAATTGGTGCTGAATTATGAAATTCCAATTAACAAAATTCCAATTTTCAGTTTCGTAAAAGCTAGTTATTCGTATACGGCTGATTATAGCTGGCAGCGTTCATCAACAGCATTTTCTCAATATGAAGATCCTGACACCGGAACTATTTATGATTTAGGAAATACGATTCAAAACGCAAATTCAAATACACTTACAACTACCTTAAATATGGGTACACTTTATAAGTATTTGGGATTGACGCCTGGTGCAAAAAAACAGGCAAAACCTAAACCGACAGCACCGCCAAAACCAGGGGAGAAAATCGTAAACACAGCAAAACCTGTTGTAAGCAGCAGTCCGTTTTATGATGGTTTGATTGGTGTATTAACGAGTTTAAAAAATGTACAGATTAATTACACTAAAAACAGTGGAACCGTTTTACCGGGTTATACGCCAAGTATTGGTTTCTTAGGTACATCTAAACCAACATTAGGATTTATTTTTGGAAGTCAGGACGACGTGCGTTATGAAGCGGCTAAAAATGGATGGCTGACAAGCTATCAGGATTTCAATCAAAGTTACTCGCAGGTTACAAACAAACTTTTGAAAATAACTGCCAATATTGATTTATTACCGGATTTAAAAGTTGATTTATCAATGGATCGTTCGTATTCTGAAAATACTTCAGAGCAATATAGCGTAGATCAAACGACACATGAGTATATTCCGTTATCGCCTTACACTTACGGAATGTTCTCTATTTCTACAGTATTGATAAAAACAGCTTTTTCAACGAGTAACGAAACAGAATCGCCGGCATTTGATGATTTTAGAAATAATCGTTTAATAATAGCAAACCGTCTGGCAGAACAGCGTTATGGTTCTGAAGCTGCGATTCCAAGATATGGAGATGCTCAAAATCCAATTCCGGCAGAAACAGATCCAAAATATGCTATATATGTTGCGAATCAAGGCTATCCAATAGGATACACTAAAAGTAATCAGGCAGTTTTATTGCCTGCTTTCTTAGCGGCATATACAGGAAGTGATGCTTCTAGTTCGTCGACAGATATTTTTAGAAGTTTCCCAATTCCAAACTGGAGTATTAAATACAATGGTTTAATGCGATACAAATATTTCAAAGATAAATTCAAGCGTTTTTCATTACAGCATAATTATAGGGCTTCGTATACCATTAACCAGTTTAGATCTAACTTTGATTACAACGATACGCCAAAAGTACAGGATGTTAACACCAATTTCTATAACCCAATTGTAATGTCTAACATTAACCTTGTAGAGCAGTTCAGCCCATTAATCAGAATGGATTTTGAGTTGAAAAGCTCTTTAAGAGTACTGTCGGAAATTAAAAAAGACCGTGCATTGTCGATGAGTTTCGATAACAATTTACTAACAGAAGTTAAAGGAGTGGAGTATGTTGTTGGTTTAGGATATCGTTTTAAGGATGTAATATTTTC